One stretch of Natronobacterium gregoryi SP2 DNA includes these proteins:
- a CDS encoding Hsp20/alpha crystallin family protein: MSALRDALRDLSDDVFFDLLESDEAYLLVVDVPGVTADSIDLTIEDGTLYVDAQREKELPADYQYLSENRSLFFDVSLPVPDDAVASNAETTVDRGVLELTLPKQAPDGKTTIEVVDNEERGPGDGESTDDEPR, from the coding sequence CTCCGTGACGCGTTGCGGGATCTCTCCGACGACGTCTTCTTCGACTTACTCGAGAGCGACGAAGCCTACTTGCTCGTCGTAGACGTCCCGGGAGTCACCGCCGACTCGATCGATCTCACAATCGAGGACGGCACGCTCTACGTCGACGCCCAGCGGGAGAAAGAACTTCCCGCCGACTATCAGTACCTATCGGAGAACCGGTCGCTCTTTTTCGACGTCTCTCTCCCGGTCCCCGACGACGCAGTTGCAAGCAACGCGGAGACGACGGTCGACCGCGGCGTCCTCGAACTGACGCTTCCCAAGCAGGCACCGGACGGAAAGACGACGATCGAAGTCGTCGACAACGAGGAACGCGGCCCCGGGGACGG